DNA from Flavobacteriales bacterium:
GTGCTCCTCGGCGCAGGCATCGCCGCAGTGGTAGCAGGTGACCTTCGTCAGCGTTTCGCGTTCCACGCTGCAAAGAGCGGGCATCCGAAGGCCTTAGGCCCTGACGGATGTCAGGCTCGCGTGCGCGGTGCGGGACGTCTATCCTGCCGGGTCGCCGTGGCAGGCTTGGGACGTGCGTCGTTGCCGTTGCAAGAGGCGGTAGGATGACCAGGAAGCCCCTTGCGACCGGACTGCATGCGCATGCAGCCTGCTCCCGAATGCCTGGACGGGCTGTGAGGCGGGGCGGCGCGCATCATCGCTCGTTTCGCGCATGCCGTCCGCCGCACGCTCACATCGGGTTGCGGAAAGCCAGCACCGCGAAGGCCACCAGCAGGGTGTAGAGGCCGATCACGAGTGCATTGGGCGGGGTTCGACGGATGAAGGACATCATGGCAAGAGGGCTTTACACTCGGAAGACGGCGGCGTGATGGGGCAGGTTGCTCCCGTGCGCAGGGCATTTGGCTTTGTTGTGAAACCGTGCAGCCATCGGTCGATGCCGCATCGGCAACGGCATGCGCGCGTCAAGGCCGTTCATGCCCCGCACCGCAGGGTAAGGGCCGGCTGATAGCTTTGCCTTCCATAACACCAGCAGCGCATGGCACGCACCGGAATCACCCTCCTGTTCATCGGAGCCTCGGCCCTTTTGGGCACCGCTTGCGTCTCCAAGAAGAAGTACCTCGCCATCAAGGGCAGCAACGAGACGCTCCACAACAAGCTTGATGAGTGCAACCGCGCGCTCGACGGCTGCCGCGGCCAAGCGGCGGTACTGGAGGCGAGATTGGCCGAAGTGGAGAACAAGAACCAGCACCTGAAGGACCAGGTGGCCCAGCTCAATGGCACCAACGCGGCGCTGCTGAACAGCGTCAACCAGATGGCCACCCTCTCGCAGAAAGAAGCCGCCAACCTGGAGCGCTCGCTCGAGCAGATCCGCGAGCAGGACCTGCGGATCCGCACCCTGCAGGAGGCGCTCACCAAGAAGGACTCCGTGACGCTGGCGCTGGTGGTGAGCCTCAAGAGTTCGCTCGGCAACCTCAACGACACGGACGTGGTGGTGAACGTGGAGAAGAGCGTGGTCTTCATCTCCCTCAGCGACAAGATGCTCTTCCGCAGCGGAAGCACGGAGCTCTCCCCCCGCGCCCGCGAGGTGCTCGCCAAGGTGGCCACGGTGCTCAACGACAAGCCGGAGATGGAGGTGCTCGTGGAGGGCCATACGGACAACGTGCCCATCAGCCGTGATTGCTTCCGTGACAACTGGGACCTCAGCGCTTCACGCGCGGTCACCATCACCCGCGTGCTCCAGCGCGACTACAATGTGGATCCGGCCCGTATCACCGCGGCAGGTCGCAGCGAGTATGTCCCGCTCGCTGCCAACGATACCGCTGAAGGCCGGTCGGCCAACCGCCGCATCCGCATCGTCATCCTGCCGAAGCTCGATCAGTTCTATGGCATGATCGAGGATGGCTTGAAGAAGGCGAGCCTGGAGTAGGGGCGGATTGCGCAACGCATCGAAGGGCTCCGCACAGGGGCCCTTCGTGCTTCGCCGGGGCGCGCGCACCTTTGCAACCATGCCGGCATTCGTCACCGTAGCCGAGTTCTCCTGGGCCACCGACCTGGCGGTGGCCAAGAGCCGGCTTGAGGATGAGGGGTTCGACTGCCGCCTGCAGGACGAGCACACCGTTCAGGTGCACAACCTCTATGCGCAGGCGGTGGGCGGCATCAAGCTGCAGGTGCCGCCGCACCAGGCGGAGGCGGCCCGGGCGCGACTGCTGGAGTGGGGCTTCATCAGGCCCGGGGCACCGGAGGGCGACGCCTTCTGGCAGGCCTTCGACCGCCGCACGCGCGTATGGCCGGTCATCGGGCGCATCGAGCTGCCGATGGCCCGGCTGCTGGCGCTCGTGGCCCTTGTGCTGACGCTGCTGCTGGGCGCGATCGCTTGGGCCACGCGCGCGTCCGTTGCAGAGCGCTTGGTATCGGCCGGCTGGTGCATCGATGAGGTGATGCACGAGGGGTTGGCGCTGCAGCCGGCCTCTACCAATGCATGGCTGCAATGGGGGTCGTGCCGCGAGGCCCTGCGGTTCGAGCCCAACGGCACCGTGCTGCTGCCCGGCTTCGACGGGCCGCAGCTGGAGGCTGAATGGCACATCGAGGGCGGCCGGCTATGGCTCGTGGCGGACAGCCTGAATCCGGTGTATGTCGAGCCCTTCTCGGTGGAGGTGGACGGGCGGCAGCTCTTCCTGGTGTCCCGGGGTGCGCGGATCCGTTGCTCGCGGATGGGAATCACAGGGTGAGCGCTCTGCATGGGCCGAGGTGCCCCCGTTGCGGATCGCCGGAGGCGAGCCGCAACGGTCATTCACGACGGGCCTTGGCATTTGGCATCGTGCTCCTCGGATTCCCGCTCCTTTCGCCGAGACGCCGGCGGCACTGCTTTCCTTGCGGCCGCGATTTCATCGACCGACAGGGAAGCGCGGCCGCCAAGCCCGACTGATCGCCGGCCGGTTACCTTGCACCGGCCATGCCCATGCTGCGCCTGCTCGGCCTGCTCTGGTGCGCCGCCGGGGTGGCGGCAGCAGCCCAGCCCATCCGCCGCGGGCCTTACCTGCAGGCGCCTTCGCACAATGCCGTCACCATCCTGTGGCGCACCGCCATGGCCGGCACCACGCGCCTCTGGCTGGGGCCGCATCCCGACTCACTGACGCTTCATACCGGCCAGGGCAGCATCGTGAGCAACGAGCACCGCGTGCGCTTGACCGGTTTGCAACCCGCCACCACCTACTACTATGCGGTCGGCAACCATCAGGGCATGCTTGCCGGTGGTGATGCCGCCCATCGGTTCCGCACCTTCCCGCCCGCGGGCAGCACGGATACGGTTCGCGTGTGGGCGCTGGGGGATTTCGGCAAGGGCAACCCGCAGCAAGTGGCCGTAAAGCAGGCATTCGAGGCCCATCCGGACGCACGCCGCACCGATGCCTGGATATGGCTCGGCGACAACGTCTACAACGAAGGATTGCTGAGCGAGTACGATGAGAAGGTCTTCGCGCTGGAAGGCTTCAGCGACATCTTCTCCTGGCTGCCTTTCTTCCCTGCCCCCGGCAACCATGACTACGTGGAGGTCTGGCGACGCAGCGCGCTGCTGGGCATTCCCTATTCCAACATCCCGCTCGATGACCACGAGGGGCCCTACTACGACCTCTTCGAGATGCCGGGGCAGGGGGAGTGCGGCGGCTTCCCTTCAGGCCATGAGCTCTTCTATTCATTCGACCTCGGCGATGCCCATTTCATCTCGCTCAACTCCGAGGTCTACGACCTCCTGGGGACCTCCGACGGCATAGATGCCATGGTGGAATGGCTGCAGCAGGACCTTGCCGCCAATTCTCGGCGGTTCACCATCGCCTACCTCCATCAGCCGCCTTATTCAAAGGGCTCGCATGATTCGGACAATTGGGCGGAGCGCGTGATGATCGCCATGCGCGAGCGCGTGATCCCGGTGCTGGAGGCTTTCGACGTGGACCTCGTGCTCGGCGGCCACAGCCATGTGTACGAGCGCAGCCACCTCATCCATGGCCACTATGGGCCATCGTCCACCTTCGACCCGGGCGCCATGCTGCGCGATGGATCAGGAGGGCATCCCCTGTCACCATACGTGAAGGATACCCTGGCCGGAACACCCGATGGCACCGTTTACGTGGTGTGCGGAAACGGCGGTGCCAGCGAAGGCGGATCGCCGCTCGATCATCCCGTTATGGCTGCTGCCGATGGCGGCTCCGGGGTCTGCGGATCCTTCCTCATCGAGTTGGTCGGCGACCGGCTCACCGGGACCTACCTCAAGGGCGATGGCTCCGTGGGCGACCGGTTCGCGCTGCGCAAAGGTCAGCCTGCGGTGGCCATGGGCGAAGCGGGCCCGAAGGGGGTGGTGGGCGCTTATCCGAATCCCGCCAAGGATGTCCTGCACGTCACTTATACAGGTGCGGGACCACCGGTGCAGTACCGACTACTGGATGAGACGGGACGCACGGTGCGGAGCGGCAGGGTCACGGCTCCGCGCATCACCATTGACATCCTCGACCTGGCCCCCGGCGCCTATGAACTGATGGTGGAGGAATCCACCCATCGCGAAGTGCGGCGGATCGTGGTGGAGCGATGAGGCGGGGGAGGAGTTCGTTCCGCTGAACGAGGCCATGTCCATTGCGCCGTCCCACTTCGATGCCGTCCGTGCGAGTTCACGGCTCCGCCTCGATCAGATGGAATCGGTAGGTCCATTGATGCCGGGGAGCCTTGGGTGCCAGGCGGTTCATGGGCCCGATCGGCTCCACCAGCCAAGGCACCGGCGCCCGCCACCGCCAGAGCCACTCCCCGCCGAAATGATAGACATCGTGGTCTTCGGTGCGCGACCAGAGCGCGAGCAAGCGGTTCTCGAAGAGGATCCGTTCCGCAGCTTCAAGGTCGAGACCGGCCTTGTGCAGGGTGAGCCTTGCGTAATGCCCGCGCCTCACCACCGTGCTCGCATCCACCACTGTGAAGGAGGACCGGAGTTGGTGAAGGGTGGTGTCCCATTCCGCCTGCACGGTGCGCAGGTCGAGTTCATCGGTGATGGATTCGGTTGACGTGAATATCGTCATCATGATGATCGTAAAGTAGTCATTCTCGCCGAAGGCCGATTCGGTGCTGTTTCGTGGTTTCACCATCGGGCTGTGGAAAGCCAGGCAGCGCTTCGGCCACCTTCCGCCATGCGTTGGCGGATCGCACTCCGGGGGGCGGCTTCGAAGGACCATGATCATGCCGAGGGACCGATGAGGCTTAGGGTCCGGTGCAGGATCCGGCGGCATGCCCTGGAAGCCTTCAGGCCCTGCATCGGCAAATCGGATCCGAGTGCGCAGGCATGATACCGTAGAATGGGCCTTGGGACATGGGAAGGCCAGGGCAGCGGACCTTGGACTTGCTCCTTGTGCCTACCTTCACTTCGTGCGCACAGCCGATCGATCGGGACTTCGTTTCGCCTTTGCCGTCGCTTTGGCCTTCGCCATGGCATGCGTACAGGCCCAGCACGCTGATTGTTCCGTCTTCGGTGCGGTCATGGATGCCGTCACGCGCGAACCCTTGCGCGGGAGCACCGTGGAGGCGCTCGACCTGAAGTGGGGCCGCCGGTTGGAGGCTGCCGCCGGAGACAGCGGCCGCTATGCGCTGGATCTCGGTCGCAACGGGGAATGGGAGGTCACCTACGCGGCGCCGGGCTATGCATCCAAGCGCCTGCGGATACTGCTGGTCGGCATCCCGCCGGAGGACTGGGCCGGTGGCTTCGGGATGCATGTGGACATGACGATGCTGCCCGAAGCGGCGGGCGTCGATTACGCGCTCTTCGATGAGCCCTTCGGCATCGCGCGCTACAACGCCGATTCCGCGCGCCTCGAATGGGATATGGCGCATACCGAGCGGATGCGCGAACGGCAGCGGCAGCGGCTGGAAGCGATAATGCCTACCGCTCGATGACCCTGAATTCGACGCGGCGGTTGATGGCGCGGTTGGCTTCGCCATCGTTGGGAGCCAGCGGCCGGCTCTCGCCGTAGCCCTTCCAGCTCAGCCGCTCCTTCTCCACCTTCTTCTTGAGCAGGTAGTCGACCACGGCCTTGGCGCGGGCATCGCTCAGCTTCAGGTTGTAGTCGTCGCTGCCCTGGTCGTCCGTGTGCCCTTCGATCTCTACGCGCAGGAAGGGGAAGTCGGTCATCAGGTCCACCAGCTTGTCCAGCTCCTTCTCGTAGCCGGGCAGGAGCTCGGCCCTGTCGAAGGCGAACTGCACGTTGTCAAGTCGCACGCGCGTGCCCACGGCCGGCTCCACTTGGTGGATGTCGACCTGCGTGCTGCTGACGTGGTCGGGCACCACGGGGCGCGGCGGGGGCGGCACGCTGGGCTTGGGCTTCGGGGTAAGCGCGGTGCCTGGCGGGGCAACACGCACGCTCACGTCATCGATGAAGTAGTAGCCGCCGCGCTCACCATTGGGCTGTCGCTCGTGCAGCGTGGCCTCGTCGCCGTAGAAGTTGCCGATGAGCACGAAGCGCTCGGCACCCGTGGCCTCGAATACGCCGCGCACCTTATGCCAGCCGCCCTTCACCAGCTTCTCCTCGTTCACCTGCGGGGTCATGTACAGCGGAAGGCAGTCCCTCGTGCTCACCGGGGCATCGGCCAGGAGGATGCCGATGTTGTTGCTGGCCTCGTTGCTCTTCACGGCGCGCAGGGCCCAGCACTCGGCGATGTAGCGCACGCCGGCCTGCAGCGGCTCCTTCAGCTCGGCCTGCACGTACTCGTGCCAATAGGTAGGCGTGTTGCCCTTGCCGTAGATCTTCACGCCCACCATGCCGGTGCCGGCATGCGGCCCCTGCTTCCCTTCGCTGTGCTTGCGCGGATGGGCCCAGCACTCGGGGTCGAGGGTGGTGCTGAAATGGTCGGGCGTGGTCTGCGTGGGGGAGCTCCAGCCCACCACGTTGGCGGCGAACTTCGACGGGTCGGTGGTCCACACGCAGCTGGTGCGCACCACTTCTTCGAATCCGGGATTGGGCACCAGGTTGGGCATGGTGTCATGCGCCACCGTGCGCTCGAAGAGGTTCTGGGCATGCAACGGAGCGGCGGCGAGTGCCAGCGCCGCCAAAGAGCTGGAACGGAGCATGCTTCAAAGCTATCCTGGGCAGAGGGGGAGAGGGGCATCGGCCTTCCCGGTTAATGAACGGTGCTGTGTGGACGGGGCATCCAGTGGGCGGCTGTCACGTCTCTGGAGTGTCCGGTCATCATCTCCTACCTTCATTCCATGCCTGTACAACGCCTGCGATTCGCCGCACTGCTCGTTACCATCAGTGCGGTCGCCCCGGCGTCTGCGCTGACCGTGGTCCTCCTCAACCTGGCGCATGAGACCTGCGGGGGAGGCAACGGGTCGATCGAGGTTTACGCCATCGGGGGCACACCTCCCTATGCCTACGAATGGAGCAATGGCGCCACTACTGCGGTGGCCACCGGCCTCAGTTCTGGCACATACACCGTCACGGTCACGGATGCGTCCATGGAGCAGGCCACGGGGAATTGGACCATCGGCAATGCGACTGCACTAAGCATACAGAGTGCGGCGCAGGACGGCCACGGCAATTGCCCAGGGCAGTGCTGGGGCCAGGTGCGCATCATCGAAGCCGGCATCAACGGCACCCCGCCCTACACCTATGAGCCGATCGGCGGCTTCTACGGCGGCATCGACGCTTACGGCCATCCGTTCTTCTACTTCCCCAACGCCTGCTCCGGCGGTTCAGAGGTGCAGATCCAGGTGACCGATGCCAACGGCTGCATGGGTGTGGGCACAGCAATCGTGGTCGAGCCCCAGGTCGGTGAGGGGCCCATGGTCGTGCAATCCGTCCAGCCTGTCTGCGCGGGAAGTGCGGTCGGCACGGCAACCATCACCAATATCTACAATGGCATCAGCTGGTGGACAGCGCCGAATCTGATCCTGCACAACGCACAGGGCGAGGTGGTGCAGATCGACTACTACGCCGGGAATACCTCCGTTTTCGGAGGTCTGCTGCCCGGGCATTACTACGTATCGCGCGACTGGAACCCCGATGTCCAGTATACGGCCTACCTCTGCAACAATCTGGATACGGTGGGCTTCGACATCGTCGACCTCGGCCCGGACTGCGGCGCGGTGCAGGGCCGCTTGTTCCTGGACCACGACCAGGACTGCGCCATCGACACCGGCGAGCCGGGAGTGCCCTACCGCGTGCTGGAGATCCTGCCCGGCCCCCTTTATACGATCACCGACGCCCAAGGCCTTTACCAGAGGGCCCTGCCCAATGGCAACTACACCTTGGGGGTGAGCGGGACCGATCTCTATCCCCTATGCCCAGCGGTGCAGCCCGCGCCGTTCGCCATCAGCTTCGGCAATGCAACCCTGGATCTGGCGGATAGCAGCTTGATCGGCCTGGACCTGGAGGTGATGGCCTTCAGCGGACCGGCGCGGCCGGGCTTCACCCATACGGTGTGGGGAACCGTGCGCAACCTAGGCGGCCAGCAGAGCGGTGCGATCACGCTCACGGTGCAATTCGATGCCCAGATGAGCTTCAGCGGTGCTTGGCCGGCTCCGACTTCGGTGGCCGGCAGTCTCGTCACGTGGGATCTGCCCTTGCTCGGCGCCTTCGCGGAGCATGCATTCAGCCTCCAGCTGCAGGTGCCACCCGATGTGGGGCTGCTCGGCTTGCCCTTCTCCCATCAGGTGGAGGCCGTGCAGGCGCTGACCGAGGCGGAATCGTCGAACAACACTGCCTCCGTGGCGGGCGTATTCCAAGGGGCCTACGATCCCAATGACAAGACCGCATTCACCAGCAGCGGCTGGAGCGGGTCCCTCTTCTACCTCGGGGTGGACGAATGGGTCGACTACCGCATCCGCTTCCAGAACACCGGAACGGACACCGCCTTCACGGTGGTGGTGACGGATACCATCCCGGCAGCGCTCGACCTGACCACCTTCCACCAGGGAGTGGCATCGCACCCGTTCTCTGTCTCGATGAAGCCCGGGCGCGTGCTGGAATGGCGCTTCGCGGACATCCTATTGCCCGATAGCGGCACCAATGAGGCGGCCAGCCACGGGCTGGTCACGTTCCGCATCCGGCCGACCCTCCCGCTCGCGCCGGGCACCGAATGGGTGAATCGGGCCGATATCCTCTTCGACTTCAACCCACCGATCCGCACCAACGATGCCGTGCTCCTCGCAGAGTCGAGCACGGCCGTAGGCGATGCGGGAGGGGAGGTGCTGCATGCCTTTCCCAACCCGACGGATGAGGTCCTGTTCCTGGCCCGCCCCGTGGACTGCCAAGGAGGCACCGTCCGCATCCTCGGAGCCGATGGGCGATGGGTGGCGGAGCAGCCTTTCCGCGAGGCCATCGGGGTGGCGGACCTGGTGCCGGGCGCTTACACCGTGGTACTGCTCGGCCAGGATGGGGGCATCCATCGGGCCCGTTTCGTGAAGCGGTAGCCGCCCGGTCACCCTCTCGGACATTCCGATCTTAGCGCCGCGGGCAACGCGGAATGTGGCGGCCGCGTCATCCGCCTCCATGTTCGCCAAGCGCATCAAGCGGACCATCCTGGAGGTCCTCCGCGGTGGGGAGGACCTCGACTTCACCGCCATGGGCGTGAAGCGGGCCATTGCGCTGCTCAGCGTACCCATGGTGCTGGAGATGGCCGGCGAAGCGCTCTTCGCCCTGGTCGATGTGTTCTTCGTGAGCCGCGTGAGCATGGATGCCGTGGCCACCGTGGGCCTTACCGAGAGCGTGATGACCATCATCTACTCGCTCGCCTGGGGCATGGGCATGGGCATTACCGCGGTGGTGGCGCGCCGCACCGGCGAGAAGGATGCGGGGGGGGCATCGCGCGCAGCGTTGCAGGGCGTGATCCTCGCCACCGCCATTGGATTGGCCATCGCCGTGCCGGGCATGCTGTTCGCTTCCAACATCCTACGCCTCATGGGCGCCGATGCAGCGGTGGTCCGCACGGGGAGCGGCTATACCGCGATCCTGTTCGGCAGCAACGTGGTCATCCTGCTGCTCTTCAGCATCAACGCGATCTTCCGCGGAGCCGGCAACGCGCTCATGGCCCTGTGGTCGCTCTGGCTGGCCAACATCGTCAATTGCATCCTCGACCCGCTGCTGATCTTCGGCATCGGGCCTTTGCCCGAGATGGGGCTCACGGGCGCCGCGGTGGCGACTTCCATCGGGCGCGGCTGCGGGGTGCTGCTCCAGCTCTGGTACCTCTTCAGGCCGGCCGGCCGCGTGTCGCTGCGGGGCGTGCCGCTACGGGTCAACCTGGGCGTAATGGCGAACATCATCAAGGTTTCCTTCTGGGGCACCGTGCAGTTTCTCATCCCCAGCGGCAGCTGGATGTTCCTTGTCCGCATCGTATCGAGCTTCGGCAGCCCGGCCGTGGCGGGTTACACCATCGCGGTGCGGATGATCATCTTCAGCCTGCTGCCCGCGTGGGGCATGGCCAACGCCGCCAGCACGCTTGTGGGGCAGAACCTGGGTGCGCGCCAGCCCGAACGGGCAGCGCGCAGCGCCTGGCTCTGCGGCCATTACAATATGGCCTTCATGGTGTCGGTGGCGGTGTTCTTCTGGATCGCAGCGCCCTGGCTGATCGCATTCTTCACCACGGATGCCGCTGTTGCATCGTTCGGCATCGATGCGCTGCGGATCATCTGCCTGGGCTACTTCTTCTATGGCTACGGCATGGTGCTGGCCCAGGCCTTCAATGGTGCGGGCGATACGCTGACGCCCACCTGGATGAACGTGATCTGCTTCTGGGTGCTGGAGATCCCGCTGGCCTGGTTCCTCGCGCGGTACCTGGGTTGGGGGCCGAATGGCGTATTCGCCTCCGTGGCCATCAGCGAAAGCGCATTGGCCCTTCTGAGCGGCTACCTGTTCAGGATGGGCCGCTGGAAGCTGGTGAAGGTGTGATCCGTCCGTGCTTCGCCGACGCATGGAGCTGCATCCCAGCAGGCATCGGCTGCCTTTGCGTCGGGTGCCACGGGTGCACGGCCTGCTGCGGTCACCGGGCCTCGAATCCCTTCGGCCGACCGGCCTTGTACCACTTCAGGAGCGTGTCGATCATGTGCTCCATCTTGCGGTCATCGGCCCAAGTGGCCCGGAACACGAGGCGGCCGTCCTTGTCGATGAGGTAGGCTCCGTTGGGCGCCCGGCCATAGGCGTTGAATACGGCGTCATCGAGCCCATCGATGAGTACGGGGATCGTGCCCAGCTGCGCGAACTCCTTGGCATAGGCCGCCTTCTCTGTCTCGCTCTTGGGCTGCGGATAGAGGCGGAAGCGCTTGCGGTCGGCCGGGTGCAGCTCCGGGCCATAGATCACGAAGAGGTCCACATCGGGTTCCTTCGCATATTTCTTCGCGAGCTTGCTCCAGCGCTCGATCTGCATGCGCGCGGGCGGATTGCTGATGCTGCCGAACATGAAGGCCCGTATACGGCCATCGCGGCCGCGCAGGTGGTAGCGCGCATCCTCCTGCGCCACGGGCAGCGTGAAGTCGTGCGTGCGCGGATCCATTCCGTGTCCCTCGCTGTAGGCCCGCAGCTCGCGGATGGTCTGGCGCATCACCTTGTCCCAGTTCATCCGCCAGATGCTCACCTGCTTGCGCATGGCCTTGATCTCGGCCTTGGTGTATGCGTTGAGGTAGTAGTCGAGGTCATCATGGAACACCAGGGCGCTATCGGTGGCGTACCATGACGGGTCCCAATTGTTGAGTTGGGCGTTCGCTGACACCGGCAGCAGGAGGAGGAGAAGGAGCAGGGCGCGCATGGGCTCGGCCAAAAGTAGGGGCACCGCTGTGATGGAGGTCACTGGAAAGGGGCTTGGCATGCGCGAACTTTGCGCCATGAAGCGATGGATGTGGTATGCGGTGTTCCTCACCGTGGGCGCAGGGGCCGGTTGGGCGTATTGGAACTGGTACGGCTGCATCGATGGCTGCGCGATCACCGGCCGGTGGTGGACGAGTTCGGCTTACGGCGCCATCATGGGCTACCTGCTCGTGGGCATGGTGCTGCCCCAGCGCCGCGCTTCGCAGGGACCCGGCGACGCCAAGCCTTGACCCTGCCCTGGGCCACGGGTGGTGTGGCCGCACCGGTCGAGCGGCAGCTGGCAGGCCTGCTTCTCAGGCTGGTTTGGTCGGATTCCGGGAACCCGGCTTGCTTGGCCCCGAATGGCCTTGCCCAGTAATGGGCAGATTGATGCCAGTCATCGCGCAAAGGCGGTTCGGTCGGGTACCTTCAGTGCGTGAAGTATTGACACCTGATCGATGTCCGGTTCATCAGCTTCACCTTCTTACCGAGGAATGGGGAGGACCCGCGGGAGTGAAGCCGGTCACCGATCCAAACCGATCGAGGCCATGAAAACGCAGAAGTTGTTATCGATAGCCGCAGCGTTGGCGTTCCATTTCCCTGCGGCCGTTGCATCTGTTCCAGGCAACTTGCATCTGGACGGCTTGGTCATCGTGCGGGGCGACCGCAACGCACCCGCACGCGTGGTTATCACGAGCATGAGCTCGACGAGCATCGTGATGGAAGGGATATCCGGGCGGTTCGAACTCGAGCTTGCGCTCGAGGGCACATACGTCATCAGCTTCGAGCGGGTGGATATGGTGACCAAGCTGGTCTGCTTCGACACCCATGTGCCCGCCGGCCAAGCTGATCGAGCCTTTGAATTCCCTTTCCAGGTCACCTTGTTCCATTCGGGCTGGAACGGCGTCACCGCATATGCGGGTCCCGTCGGGCATGTCCACTACGATGAGGGCAAGGCGGATTTCGTGCATCGCACGGATTATAAGGCCGTACCGGGTTCCAAGGAAGAGCGTGCGTGGGCCGAGCTCGTCGCGAAGCAGGGCAGCGATGCGCCCCGCCCAACCTCATTGACGCCGATGGCAGCGGCCGAGCTGAAGTGGGAGCGACACGGGAAGCGTGGAGGCCTATGGGTGGGGAAGGCCATTGATGAGGATGGCAGGCTCCTGGCCCAGGGGCAGTTCATCGATCCGGGACTCACCGAGATGCACGGCGATTTCGTGCACTACTACACCAATGGCCGGGTGGAGAGCAGAGGCCGGTTCGAGCACGGCCGCAAGACGGGTGTCTGGGAGCGGTTCGATGCGGGCGGGAAACCGCTGGCGGAGCGGATCTACGATCACGGTGCATGGGACCGGACCACGGGAACGCAAGCCGGAACGGCGGAGTCCTCCGATGACGGTGATTCCATGATGCGCAGCGCCGGGCATGCAGCGATGGCATCCCCTTCGAACATTGAGATGCCGACGGCTCCCATGCCCCGCATTGCGTCTCAGCCCACGAACGGTGCCGCGCCGTCGGTGCGCCGTGCGGCGGAGACCGAGGAAGGATCCGGTTCACGAGCCGCCGATGCGATGGGGGGCATCGTGCCAACCGGCCGCCTGGTCAGAGGCGGCCGCATCACCGGGGTTGAGTCCCCCATGCCGTCGACGGAAGGACGGGGTCGATGGGAAGAGCTCCACATCGATCGCTTGCGCGTGATCACCGTGGTGCGGCTGGTCGAGCCGAGCGGGCACGTCAGTGAGTACCGCCGTGTCGCGGACCGCCATGGCTCGGTGGTCTACTTCAAGGATGGTCTCAATATCCCGGAAGGCGCCTATCATGCCGCCACAGGGCGGTGAAGGCGCATCAGCCAAGAAAGGCCACCTCCACCCATTCCTCGGGAGAGAGACGGAGCTCGCGCAACCTCAATTCCACGGTCCAGGAGGTGACGGGGGCATCTTCCCTCAGTTCCACGGGCCTGTAGGGCCACCGTGTGATGTTGAGGAAGACCGGCTCGGGCCAGCTGTCATTGTAAAGCAGCGCGAAGCGAAGGGCTTGATGGTCGACCACCAGCTTCCGGCCGTCCGGCCCGTTCGCGATGGTGGTGACCACCAAGGCGGTGCGGTAGAGGCGCTGCTGCCAGTCGGTGCCGGGGGTACGGAAGAGCGCCTGGCGGAATTCGAGGCGCGGCATGCTGGCGCCCGCGAATCGGGCCACGGGCTGCGCGGCAGTGAGGCGGACGTGTTGAAGCGCCATCTCCTCAGAACTGCCAGCGCAGCTGCACCTTCAGATCGCTGCGCACGTTGCCGCTGACCTCTTGAAGCCCGCTGCTCACGGAGCGTTGGTCCTGGTAGATCCAGGCGCCGTAGCGCACCCAGAGGTCCACGCCCCGAAGCGGATTCAGGCGGGCCATGGCGTACCAGCGGATGCCGCGGCCGTAATAGGCCGGT
Protein-coding regions in this window:
- a CDS encoding SprB repeat-containing protein, which produces MPVQRLRFAALLVTISAVAPASALTVVLLNLAHETCGGGNGSIEVYAIGGTPPYAYEWSNGATTAVATGLSSGTYTVTVTDASMEQATGNWTIGNATALSIQSAAQDGHGNCPGQCWGQVRIIEAGINGTPPYTYEPIGGFYGGIDAYGHPFFYFPNACSGGSEVQIQVTDANGCMGVGTAIVVEPQVGEGPMVVQSVQPVCAGSAVGTATITNIYNGISWWTAPNLILHNAQGEVVQIDYYAGNTSVFGGLLPGHYYVSRDWNPDVQYTAYLCNNLDTVGFDIVDLGPDCGAVQGRLFLDHDQDCAIDTGEPGVPYRVLEILPGPLYTITDAQGLYQRALPNGNYTLGVSGTDLYPLCPAVQPAPFAISFGNATLDLADSSLIGLDLEVMAFSGPARPGFTHTVWGTVRNLGGQQSGAITLTVQFDAQMSFSGAWPAPTSVAGSLVTWDLPLLGAFAEHAFSLQLQVPPDVGLLGLPFSHQVEAVQALTEAESSNNTASVAGVFQGAYDPNDKTAFTSSGWSGSLFYLGVDEWVDYRIRFQNTGTDTAFTVVVTDTIPAALDLTTFHQGVASHPFSVSMKPGRVLEWRFADILLPDSGTNEAASHGLVTFRIRPTLPLAPGTEWVNRADILFDFNPPIRTNDAVLLAESSTAVGDAGGEVLHAFPNPTDEVLFLARPVDCQGGTVRILGADGRWVAEQPFREAIGVADLVPGAYTVVLLGQDGGIHRARFVKR
- a CDS encoding MATE family efflux transporter, with translation MFAKRIKRTILEVLRGGEDLDFTAMGVKRAIALLSVPMVLEMAGEALFALVDVFFVSRVSMDAVATVGLTESVMTIIYSLAWGMGMGITAVVARRTGEKDAGGASRAALQGVILATAIGLAIAVPGMLFASNILRLMGADAAVVRTGSGYTAILFGSNVVILLLFSINAIFRGAGNALMALWSLWLANIVNCILDPLLIFGIGPLPEMGLTGAAVATSIGRGCGVLLQLWYLFRPAGRVSLRGVPLRVNLGVMANIIKVSFWGTVQFLIPSGSWMFLVRIVSSFGSPAVAGYTIAVRMIIFSLLPAWGMANAASTLVGQNLGARQPERAARSAWLCGHYNMAFMVSVAVFFWIAAPWLIAFFTTDAAVASFGIDALRIICLGYFFYGYGMVLAQAFNGAGDTLTPTWMNVICFWVLEIPLAWFLARYLGWGPNGVFASVAISESALALLSGYLFRMGRWKLVKV